Proteins from a single region of Eremothecium gossypii ATCC 10895 chromosome VI, complete sequence:
- the RAD14 gene encoding DNA repair protein RAD14 (Syntenic homolog of Saccharomyces cerevisiae YMR201C (RAD14); 1-intron), protein MRLYFNSLHRLLSVHGADRRAEGCCPNRRKALERLKQRGISKPAHGGPAAGGVRASADFARPVVTTGLERQIEQNRQTARKRLQQTQQNLRDASSIINTGHALGSPSAHPTGNTGSRLRPAIRRQDYIEYDFSTMKNTNGGFINREDDQGYGDNALAQEKQRSLEEWQREQRARRALYENQPPPAHMSLAPKCTQCNINTEMDPVMKDVFHLQVCKSCVKAHPEKYSLLTKTECKEDYFLTDPELNDASLFDRLEKPNPHSGTFAHMQLFVRCEIEKYAFEKWGGEEGLDNEWQRREEGKIERREKKYQQKVREMRLKTRAQEFTTRLKEKKYGKDHTHEFGAPVDGGSNEDGIPVQKRRCFGCGIEIEEIML, encoded by the exons ATGCGACTTTATTTTAACTCACTACATAGGCTCCTGTCTGTTCATGGCGCTGACCGCAGAGCAGAAGGCTGTTGTC CGAACCGACGGAAAGCGCTGGAGCGGTTGAAGCAGCGGGGCATCAGCAAGCCGGCTCATGGCGGCCCCGCTGCTGGTGGCGTCAGGGCATCCGCTGATTTTGCGCGGCCTGTCGTGACTACTGGCCTGGAGCGACAAATAGAGCAGAACCGACAAACGGCGAGGAAACGCCTCCAGCAAACCCAGCAGAACCTGCGGGATGCATCGTCCATCATCAATACCGGGCATGCGCTTGGCTCACCTTCCGCTCATCCGACCGGAAACACAGGATCAAGGCTGCGGCCTGCGATCAGAAGACAAGATTATATTGAATATGACTTCTCGACAATGAAGAATACGAACGGAGGCTTCATCAATCGGGAGGACGATCAGGGTTATGGAGATAACGCGCTAGCGCAAGAGAAACAGCGGTCGCTTGAGGAGTGGCAACGCGAGCAaagggcgcggcgcgcccTCTATGAAAACCAGCCTCCTCCAGCACACATGTCTCTCGCCCCAAAATGTACCCAATGCAACATCAACACGGAGATGGATCCCGTAATGAAAGACGTTTTTCACTTACAAGTTTGCAAATCATGCGTGAAGGCTCATCCGGAGAAGTATTCGTTGTTAACCAAGACAGAATGCAAGGAGGACTATTTTCTAACGGATCCTGAGCTGAATGATGCTTCTCTCTTTGATAGACTTGAGAAACCAAACCCGCATTCAGGCACATTTGCTCATATGCAACTCTTTGTTAGATGCGAAATAGAGAAGTACGCCTTCGAGAAGTGGGGTGGCGAGGAGGGGTTGGATAATGAATGGCAGAGACGGGAAGAGGGTAAAATCGAGCGGAGAGAGAAAAAGTACCAGCAGAAAGTACGAGAGATGAGGCTGAAGACCAGAGCTCAGGAGTTCACTACTAGGTTGAAGGAGAAGAAATATGGCAAAGACCATACTCACGAGTTCGGGGCACCAGTCGATGGAGGAAGTAACGAAGATGGTATACCGGTGCAAAAGAGACGTTGCTTTGGATGTGGGATAGAGATAGAAGAAATAATGTTGTAG
- the VPS27 gene encoding ESCRT-0 subunit protein VPS27 (Syntenic homolog of Saccharomyces cerevisiae YNR006W (VPS27)), producing MNTEIQTVAALGECIQRATSESIPNGEIDLALALDVSDAVRSRRLGARDSMRALKKRVLQTKSNPNTQLAAWRLVEVCVKNGGTHFLKEVCSREFMDCMEHVAAQEKTVDNEDLVQLCRRIIFELYTAFKNDSQLSYVSQVHQRLQARGVEFPQAAPGYLVNTMAMFDSKAPADWVDSDACMICSNAFTFLNRKHHCRSCGGIFCNEHSSHQLPLPEMGITEPVRVCDNCYDEYEIKKHSSRRLRRQSQRRARPKAEREDEDDDLRRAIELSLRESKTQDNLVPTVTRLENSDATKDDEDPEFLAAVQASLREHQLEQERQAAAAAAAAKHPSQPERAVQLPSLMDSRQAPVAQQRYSTLTNQEEDDIYLFANLVEKMKGQPMNAVLEDTQLQMLYQKVLGTRPRLNHSLNDTFHKYNTLVDMNAKISDIMSIYDTMLERQLRNINLSQQYSMPHLPSDPYTYQMHRQPESSPANTVPYEKTQPEPTYRSYARSSSNAAELTPAILHTTQSSPMENRQSQSVTGFEPQVSEPDIKKTLLSSPSEPLYPPEESIPDKEKEAQVPITQFEFPSVPAQKIKMATPQNERVTEDAGTTPQEETLLIEL from the coding sequence ATGAATACGGAAATCCAGACAGTAGCGGCGCTGGGGGAATGCATCCAGCGGGCGACAAGCGAAAGCATACCGAACGGGGAGATCGATCTTGCACTCGCGCTGGACGTGTCGGATGCAGTCCGATCGCGGAGGCTGGGCGCGCGGGACAGCATGAGGGCGCTGAAGAAGCGGGTTTTGCAGACCAAGTCGAATCCGAACacgcagctggcggcgtgGCGCCTGGTGGAGGTGTGCGTGAAGAACGGCGGCACGCACTTTCTGAAGGAGGTGTGCTCGCGGGAGTTCATGGACTGTATGGAGCATGTAGCGGCGCAGGAGAAGACGGTGGACAATGAAGACCTGGTGCAACTGTGCCGGCGGATCATCTTTGAGCTATACACGGCGTTCAAGAACGACTCGCAGCTGAGCTACGTGTCGCAGGTgcaccagcgcctgcaggCGCGCGGGGTGGAGTTCCCGCAGGCTGCGCCGGGGTACCTGGTGAACACGATGGCGATGTTTGACTCGAAGGCGCCGGCGGACTGGGTGGACTCGGACGCGTGCATGATCTGCTCGAACGCGTTCACGTTTCTGAACCGCAAACACCACTGCCGCTCATGCGGCGGTATATTCTGCAACGAGCATTCGTCGCATCAGTTGCCACTGCCCGAGATGGGTATCACGGAGCCCGTGAGGGTCTGTGATAACTGTTATGACGAATACGAAATTAAGAAACACTCCTCCCGGCGCCTCCGCCGGCAGTCTCAGAGAAGGGCCCGACCCAAGGCGGAGCGGGAAGACGAAGACGACGACCTCAGAAGGGCCATCGAGCTCTCCCTGCGCGAGTCGAAAACCCAGGATAATTTGGTGCCGACAGTGACCAGGCTAGAAAACTCCGATGCCACCAAGGACGACGAAGATCCAGAATTCTTGGCCGCAGTCCAGGCCAGTTTGCGTGAGCACCAGCTGGAGCAAGAACGGcaggcagcagcagctgctgcggccgcGAAACATCCGTCGCAGCCAGAGCGGGCAGTGCAGCTGCCATCCCTCATGGATTCTCGCCAGGCACCGGTTGCTCAGCAGAGATACTCTACTCTTACAAACCAGGAAGAGGATGATATTTACCTATTCGCCAACCTAGTGGAGAAGATGAAGGGTCAGCCAATGAATGCCGTGTTAGAGGATACACAGCTGCAGATGCTATACCAGAAGGTCCTTGGAACTCGGCCTCGGTTAAACCATTCCCTTAACGATACGTTTCACAAATATAATACCTTGGTAGACATGAATGCCAAAATTTCGGATATAATGAGCATTTATGACACCATGTTAGAGAGACAATTGAGGAATATTAATCTTTCGCAACAATATTCCATGCCACACTTACCTTCTGATCCATACACTTATCAAATGCACCGACAACCAGAGTCCTCTCCAGCCAACACTGTTCCGTACGAGAAGACGCAACCTGAGCCAACATATCGTAGCTATGCCAGGAGCTCTTCCAACGCTGCAGAACTCACTCCAGCAATCCTACATACCACACAAAGTTCGCCGATGGAGAATCGCCAGTCGCAATCAGTAACTGGCTTTGAGCCGCAGGTCTCAGAACCGGATATTAAGAAAACACTGCTATCATCACCATCGGAGCCTCTTTATCCTCCTGAAGAAAGTATACCGGACAAGGAGAAGGAGGCACAGGTGCCAATAACTCAATTTGAATTCCCGAGTGTTCCAGCGCAGAAGATAAAAATGGCTACACCTCAGAATGAAAGGGTTACGGAAGATGCAGGAACGACTCCACAGGAGGAAACATTGTTAATTGAGTTATAG